In one window of Pseudomonas chlororaphis subsp. chlororaphis DNA:
- a CDS encoding MarR family transcriptional regulator — MPLTDQHRFGMQLAQMSRGWRAELDRRLAGLGLSQARWLVLLHLARFDEAPTQRELAQSVGVEGPTLARLLDSLETQGLVQRQSVVEDRRAKKIVLCAPALPLIEQIETIATALRSELFVGVDEEDMRVCMRVHAHILANLEKS; from the coding sequence ATGCCGTTAACCGATCAACACCGTTTTGGCATGCAGTTGGCGCAGATGTCCCGAGGCTGGCGCGCCGAACTGGATCGCCGTCTGGCCGGACTTGGCCTGTCCCAGGCCCGCTGGCTGGTGCTGCTGCACCTCGCCCGTTTCGATGAAGCCCCGACCCAGCGTGAACTTGCCCAGAGTGTCGGCGTCGAAGGACCTACCCTGGCGCGGCTGCTCGACAGCCTGGAAACCCAGGGTTTGGTGCAACGGCAGTCGGTGGTCGAGGATCGCCGGGCGAAGAAGATCGTTCTGTGCGCCCCGGCGCTGCCCTTGATCGAACAGATCGAAACCATCGCCACAGCCCTGCGCAGTGAATTGTTCGTCGGTGTCGATGAAGAGGATATGCGGGTATGCATGCGGGTTCATGCGCATATCCTGGCCAATCTGGAAAAGTCTTGA
- a CDS encoding type IV pilus assembly protein FimV yields MFQSLLAALRGFVGSSWVAKNRSLFLLPVLAALYSSLASAVGLGEITVHSALNQPLEAEIALVQAQGLEEGELSVSLATAGEFKQAGIERLPFLEDLRFTQVLQGERRVIRVVSSKPVNEPFLDFLLQVNQANGRQLREYTLLIDPPGSPEIVPVPLREVAKPEPAIATQAPSTAVKVSDPAAGQLAQALQANQQLQDQAQELRNTLQQRDEQLARQQQQLVELQRQLAEARSKPADHPAPAPGAATPTAASPPQPAEQAPETDEGSNPWLMLAALLLTAWLVVLVVRRRRQSAAVPEAQMAPESRPTRTLASAVTTVAAQESFRSTPPVAPVQPVAGDRLADREPSIDVDWDLIAPSEPSSAPASPTAAPAPFNADSIVWRLEEPDEPGSGTQAEAESKAKPQNVWPKLR; encoded by the coding sequence ATGTTCCAGAGTCTGCTGGCCGCTCTGCGCGGTTTCGTCGGGTCGTCCTGGGTGGCGAAGAATCGTTCCTTGTTTCTTCTGCCGGTGCTGGCGGCCTTGTATTCGTCCCTGGCCTCGGCGGTGGGTCTGGGTGAAATCACCGTGCATTCGGCGCTGAACCAGCCGCTGGAGGCGGAGATCGCCCTGGTGCAGGCGCAAGGCCTGGAGGAGGGCGAGTTGTCGGTCAGCCTGGCGACGGCCGGCGAGTTCAAGCAGGCCGGTATCGAGCGCTTGCCGTTTCTCGAAGATTTGCGTTTTACCCAGGTTCTGCAGGGCGAGCGCAGGGTGATCCGGGTGGTGTCGAGCAAGCCGGTGAACGAGCCGTTCCTGGATTTCCTGCTGCAGGTGAACCAGGCCAATGGCCGGCAGTTGCGCGAGTACACGCTGCTGATCGATCCCCCGGGAAGCCCCGAGATAGTGCCGGTTCCGCTCAGGGAGGTAGCAAAACCCGAACCGGCGATTGCCACCCAGGCGCCATCTACGGCGGTCAAGGTGAGCGATCCTGCGGCCGGACAATTGGCGCAAGCCCTGCAGGCCAACCAGCAATTGCAGGACCAGGCCCAAGAGCTGCGCAACACACTGCAGCAGCGGGACGAACAACTGGCGCGCCAGCAGCAACAGCTGGTGGAGCTGCAACGTCAGTTGGCCGAAGCCCGGAGCAAGCCTGCCGATCATCCTGCCCCGGCGCCCGGGGCCGCGACACCCACCGCCGCCAGCCCACCCCAGCCAGCCGAACAGGCCCCGGAGACTGATGAAGGCTCGAATCCCTGGCTGATGCTTGCTGCCTTGCTGTTGACGGCCTGGCTGGTGGTGTTGGTCGTGCGTCGCCGTCGTCAGTCCGCCGCCGTACCGGAGGCACAGATGGCCCCCGAGAGTCGGCCCACACGAACGCTGGCCAGTGCTGTGACGACGGTGGCAGCCCAGGAGTCGTTCAGATCAACGCCCCCTGTCGCTCCGGTACAGCCCGTGGCAGGAGATCGGTTGGCTGATCGCGAGCCGTCGATCGATGTCGACTGGGACCTGATCGCACCTTCCGAGCCCTCCAGCGCTCCGGCGTCCCCTACCGCAGCACCGGCGCCATTCAATGCCGATTCGATCGTCTGGCGCCTTGAGGAGCCAGACGAACCGGGCTCCGGCACCCAGGCCGAAGCCGAGTCGAAGGCCAAGCCTCAGAACGTCTGGCCCAAGTTGAGGTAG
- a CDS encoding patatin-like phospholipase family protein — protein MRRLLSCLLLCLLPVFLHAAEAPRPKIGLVLSGGAARGLAHIGVLKALEEQGVKIDAIAGTSMGAVIGGLYASGYKIDELEKLALSIDWQQALSDAPPREDIPFRRKQDDRDFLVKQKLSFRDDGSLGLPLGVIQGQNLALLLESMLAHASDTRDFDKLPIPFRAVATDIASGEKVVFRKGHLPRVIRASMSIPAVFAPVEMDGRLLVDGGMTDNIPLDVARDMGVDIAIVVDIGTPLRSRQQLATVVDVLNQSITLMTRRNSEEQLATLHKNDVLIQPPLASFGVTDFGRAQEMIDAGYRATRILDARLAPLRRAEPMDAELSAARTPSQRTPIITAIRVENDSKVSDDVIRYYIRQHIGEPLDLGRLQTDMGTLYGLDYFEQVQYRVVHKGNDHTLVINARGKRSGTDYLRLGLNLSDDMRGDSAFNLGASYRVNGINSLGAEWLTRVQIGDQQELYSEFYQPLDVGSRYFIAPYIGIESQNIEAVLDNDPIAEYRLERYGFGLNIGRQIGNSGEIRFGVGEAWGKADVRVGDQDLPSESFNEGYYELRYSFDSLDNVYFPHAGEDIGLSLRQFEPSLGSDKRYRQWEFKLDKALSSGPNTFILGGRYGRTLDEAEVVTSSFVLGGARQLSGFRQDALSGQNVSLMRGVYYRRLTPRSYLPLDFPLYIGGSLERGRAWNNDNEFDSGYINAASIFLGFDTPLGPLNFSYGINDDNQKAVYLNLGQTF, from the coding sequence ATGCGTCGTTTGCTGTCCTGCCTGCTCCTGTGTTTGCTCCCCGTGTTCTTGCACGCCGCCGAAGCACCACGGCCGAAGATCGGCCTGGTGTTGTCCGGCGGCGCCGCCCGTGGCCTGGCGCATATCGGCGTGCTCAAGGCCCTGGAGGAGCAAGGCGTGAAGATCGATGCGATTGCCGGCACCAGCATGGGCGCGGTGATCGGCGGGCTGTACGCCTCGGGCTACAAGATCGACGAGCTGGAAAAACTGGCCCTGAGCATCGACTGGCAACAGGCGCTGTCCGACGCGCCCCCCCGGGAAGACATACCGTTTCGTCGCAAGCAGGATGACCGCGACTTCCTGGTGAAACAGAAACTCAGCTTCCGCGACGACGGCAGCCTCGGCCTGCCGCTGGGGGTCATCCAGGGCCAGAACCTGGCGCTGCTGCTGGAAAGCATGCTGGCCCACGCCAGCGATACCCGGGACTTCGACAAGCTGCCGATCCCCTTCCGCGCGGTCGCCACCGACATCGCCAGCGGCGAGAAAGTAGTGTTCCGCAAGGGCCACCTGCCCCGGGTGATTCGCGCCAGCATGTCGATCCCGGCGGTGTTCGCCCCGGTGGAAATGGATGGCCGGCTGCTGGTGGACGGTGGCATGACCGACAACATTCCGCTGGATGTGGCCCGCGACATGGGCGTGGACATCGCCATCGTGGTCGACATCGGCACCCCGTTGCGCTCGCGTCAGCAGTTGGCGACCGTGGTCGATGTGCTGAACCAGTCGATCACCCTGATGACCCGGCGCAACTCCGAGGAACAACTGGCGACCCTGCACAAGAATGACGTGCTGATCCAGCCGCCCTTGGCCAGCTTCGGGGTCACCGACTTCGGCCGCGCCCAGGAAATGATCGACGCCGGCTACCGCGCCACCCGCATCCTCGACGCCCGCCTGGCACCGCTGCGCCGGGCCGAACCGATGGATGCCGAACTCAGCGCCGCGCGCACGCCCAGCCAACGCACCCCGATCATCACTGCGATCCGGGTGGAAAACGATTCGAAGGTCAGCGACGACGTGATCCGTTACTACATCCGCCAGCACATCGGCGAGCCTCTGGACCTGGGCCGGCTGCAGACCGACATGGGCACGCTGTATGGCCTGGACTACTTCGAGCAGGTGCAATACCGCGTGGTCCACAAGGGCAATGACCACACCCTGGTGATCAACGCCCGGGGCAAACGCAGCGGCACCGACTACCTGCGCCTGGGGCTGAACCTGTCCGACGACATGCGCGGCGACAGCGCCTTCAACCTGGGCGCCAGCTACCGGGTCAACGGCATCAACAGCCTCGGCGCCGAATGGCTGACCCGGGTGCAGATCGGTGATCAGCAGGAGCTCTACAGCGAGTTCTATCAACCATTGGATGTCGGCTCGCGCTACTTCATCGCGCCTTACATCGGCATCGAGTCGCAGAACATCGAAGCCGTGCTGGATAACGACCCGATCGCCGAATACCGCCTGGAGCGCTACGGTTTCGGCCTCAATATCGGGCGCCAGATCGGTAACAGCGGCGAGATCCGCTTCGGTGTCGGCGAGGCCTGGGGCAAGGCCGATGTCCGCGTCGGCGACCAGGACCTGCCCAGCGAAAGCTTCAACGAGGGCTACTACGAACTGCGCTACTCGTTCGACTCCCTGGACAATGTCTACTTCCCCCACGCGGGCGAGGACATCGGCCTGTCGCTGCGCCAGTTCGAACCCAGCCTGGGCTCGGACAAGCGCTACCGGCAGTGGGAGTTCAAGCTGGACAAGGCCCTGAGCAGCGGCCCGAACACCTTTATCCTCGGCGGTCGGTATGGCCGGACCCTGGATGAGGCCGAAGTGGTGACCTCAAGCTTCGTGCTTGGCGGCGCCCGCCAGCTGTCGGGTTTCCGCCAGGATGCGCTCTCGGGCCAGAACGTCAGCCTGATGCGGGGCGTCTACTACCGGCGACTGACACCCCGCTCCTACCTGCCCCTGGACTTCCCGCTGTATATCGGCGGCTCCCTGGAGCGGGGGCGCGCCTGGAACAACGACAACGAGTTCGACAGTGGCTACATCAACGCCGCCAGCATCTTCCTTGGTTTCGACACGCCGCTGGGGCCGCTGAATTTCAGTTACGGCATCAACGACGACAACCAGAAAGCGGTCTACCTCAACTTGGGCCAGACGTTCTGA
- a CDS encoding Rdx family protein, with the protein MSERKPEVVITYCTQCQWLLRAAWLAQELLSTFSDDLGKVSLEPATGGTFRITCDGVQIWERKADGGFPEAKVLKQRVRDQIDPQRDLGHNDRTQ; encoded by the coding sequence ATGTCAGAACGTAAACCCGAAGTGGTCATCACCTATTGCACCCAGTGCCAGTGGCTGCTGCGCGCCGCCTGGCTGGCCCAGGAACTGCTGAGCACCTTCAGCGACGACCTGGGCAAGGTGTCCCTGGAACCGGCTACCGGCGGCACGTTCCGCATTACCTGCGACGGCGTACAGATCTGGGAGCGCAAGGCCGATGGCGGTTTTCCCGAAGCCAAGGTGCTCAAGCAGCGGGTGCGCGACCAGATCGATCCGCAGCGCGACCTCGGCCACAACGACCGCACTCAGTGA
- a CDS encoding DMT family transporter, which produces MTPRTALGALHIGALMFGLTGVFGKLAAASPAIIVFGRAAFAVLALAFFARCASSIRWQRLQATDGWRLLLSGLLLAGHWVSFFIAVKVAGVAIATLGFASFPAFTVILEGLIFRERIRLNEIVLVALVSVGLVLVTPDFDLASEATSGLLWAVGSGLLFALLSLNNRASSARIPAVQAALCQNVVVALCLLPVAAPGLSEVRALDWLWISLLGIFCTGLAHSLFVASLAVIKARTAAVVFALEPVYGITVAWLLFNETPTLRMLIGGVLIILAIVVSSSLSGSSKKAPVAEVASH; this is translated from the coding sequence ATGACTCCGCGTACTGCCCTTGGCGCCCTGCATATCGGCGCATTGATGTTCGGCCTCACCGGTGTATTCGGCAAACTCGCCGCCGCTTCGCCGGCCATCATCGTCTTTGGTCGCGCGGCGTTCGCGGTGCTCGCCCTGGCGTTTTTCGCCCGCTGCGCCAGCAGCATCCGCTGGCAACGGCTGCAGGCCACGGACGGGTGGCGCCTGTTGCTCAGCGGCCTGCTGCTGGCCGGGCACTGGGTGAGTTTCTTCATCGCGGTGAAAGTCGCCGGCGTGGCCATCGCCACCCTGGGCTTCGCCAGCTTCCCGGCCTTCACGGTGATCCTTGAGGGGCTGATCTTTCGTGAGCGGATCCGCCTCAACGAGATCGTCCTGGTGGCCCTGGTCAGCGTCGGCCTGGTGCTGGTCACGCCGGACTTCGACCTCGCCAGCGAAGCCACCAGCGGGCTGCTCTGGGCCGTGGGATCGGGTCTGCTGTTCGCCCTGCTGTCACTGAACAATCGCGCCAGTTCCGCGCGCATCCCGGCGGTGCAGGCGGCGCTGTGCCAGAACGTGGTGGTTGCCTTGTGCTTGCTGCCGGTGGCGGCCCCAGGGCTGAGCGAGGTCCGGGCCCTCGACTGGTTGTGGATCAGCCTGCTCGGCATCTTCTGCACCGGCCTGGCCCACAGTCTGTTCGTCGCCAGCCTCGCGGTGATCAAGGCCCGTACCGCGGCGGTGGTGTTCGCCCTGGAGCCGGTCTACGGGATCACCGTGGCCTGGCTGCTGTTCAACGAGACGCCGACGCTGCGCATGCTGATCGGCGGCGTCTTGATCATCCTCGCCATCGTGGTCTCCAGCAGCCTGTCCGGCTCAAGCAAAAAAGCGCCAGTGGCGGAAGTCGCGTCTCACTGA
- a CDS encoding helix-turn-helix transcriptional regulator, with amino-acid sequence MRPILTLRQYSHDLIVHSHEHAQLVFGLSGQLDFEVDGQGSQVVQQSFVVVPSGAHHACGSPNGSRCLVLDVPDEHWLLQSLGDHADASRRLLDNPGRLPLDTAQSQLVNWLAGSPVNDPLIAQQGAVLLLASLNQASPASVGGRRLPYAALNAHIDKHAAHPLQVADLAQIAGLSSARLHARFVAECGQTPMDYIRSRRLHMAAGLLRDSALPIGEIASRVGYSSQSAFAAAVLREFGVSPGKLRRATGQR; translated from the coding sequence ATGAGACCGATCCTCACGCTACGCCAATACAGCCACGACCTGATCGTCCACAGCCACGAACACGCGCAACTGGTGTTCGGCCTGTCGGGCCAGCTCGACTTCGAGGTCGACGGCCAGGGCAGCCAGGTGGTCCAGCAGAGCTTCGTGGTGGTGCCTTCCGGCGCCCATCATGCCTGCGGCAGCCCCAACGGCAGTCGCTGCCTGGTGCTCGACGTGCCCGACGAACATTGGCTGCTGCAGTCGCTGGGCGATCACGCCGATGCCAGTCGCCGCCTGCTCGACAACCCTGGGCGCCTGCCCCTGGATACGGCGCAGAGCCAGCTGGTCAACTGGCTCGCCGGCAGCCCGGTCAACGACCCGCTGATTGCCCAGCAAGGCGCCGTGCTGTTGCTGGCCAGCCTCAACCAGGCCAGCCCCGCCAGTGTCGGCGGCCGACGCCTGCCCTATGCGGCCTTGAATGCCCATATCGATAAACACGCCGCCCATCCGCTGCAAGTGGCCGACCTGGCGCAAATCGCCGGACTGTCCAGCGCTCGCCTGCATGCGCGGTTTGTCGCCGAATGCGGGCAGACGCCGATGGACTACATCCGCAGCCGGCGCCTGCACATGGCCGCCGGGCTGTTGCGCGATTCGGCACTGCCCATCGGCGAAATCGCCAGCCGCGTCGGCTACAGCTCCCAGAGCGCCTTCGCCGCCGCGGTGCTGCGCGAGTTCGGCGTCTCCCCCGGCAAGCTGCGGCGCGCGACAGGTCAGCGCTAG
- a CDS encoding UDP-2,3-diacylglucosamine diphosphatase: MTSAELARPSRKQRVRTLWISDVHLGTRDCQAEHLSQFLKGYHADRIYLVGDIIDGWKLRGGMYWPQAHTNVIRRLLTMSKRGTEVIYVTGNHDEFLRRYSKLILGNIQLVDEAVHVTADGRHLLVIHGDQFDVITRYHRWLAFLGDSAYEFTLTLNRWLNHWRARYGYGYWSLSAYLKHKVKTAVSFISDFEEAIAHECVKRELHGVVCGHIHHAEIRKVGEVDYLNCGDWVESCTALIEHWDGTIELYRLADAQAREAQRKAELAKVAELA, translated from the coding sequence ATGACCAGTGCCGAACTCGCCAGACCCAGCCGTAAACAACGCGTGCGCACCCTGTGGATTTCCGATGTGCATCTGGGCACCCGGGACTGCCAGGCGGAGCATCTGTCGCAGTTCCTCAAGGGCTATCACGCCGACCGGATCTACCTGGTCGGCGACATCATCGACGGCTGGAAGCTGCGCGGCGGCATGTACTGGCCCCAGGCACACACCAACGTCATCCGCCGCCTGCTGACCATGAGCAAGCGCGGCACCGAGGTGATCTATGTCACCGGCAACCACGACGAATTCCTGCGCCGTTATTCGAAGCTGATCCTGGGCAATATCCAGTTGGTGGACGAGGCGGTGCACGTCACAGCCGACGGCCGGCACCTGCTGGTGATCCATGGCGACCAGTTCGATGTCATCACCCGCTACCATCGCTGGCTGGCCTTTCTCGGCGACTCGGCCTACGAGTTCACCCTGACCCTCAATCGCTGGCTGAATCACTGGCGGGCGCGCTACGGCTACGGTTACTGGTCGTTGTCGGCCTACCTCAAGCACAAGGTCAAGACCGCGGTCAGCTTTATCAGCGACTTCGAGGAAGCCATCGCTCACGAATGCGTGAAGCGCGAGTTGCACGGCGTGGTGTGCGGGCACATTCACCATGCCGAGATCCGCAAGGTCGGCGAGGTGGACTACCTCAACTGCGGGGATTGGGTCGAGTCGTGCACCGCCCTGATCGAGCATTGGGACGGCACCATCGAGCTGTATCGCCTGGCCGATGCCCAGGCGCGGGAGGCGCAGCGCAAGGCCGAACTGGCCAAGGTCGCGGAGCTGGCTTGA
- a CDS encoding HD domain-containing protein: protein MNAHARFTHMKDGTQEDWAIIAADFSAYAKQLPARIVAHLKLLEGDFGGFPVDRLTHSLQTASRAWHDGRDEEYVVCALLHDIGDTLGSYNHPDIAAAILKPFVSPENLWMVEKHGIFQGYYFFHHLGMDRHLREQFKDHPLYLQTAEFCAKYDAAAFDPDYDSLPLSFFEPMLERLFAQPKSSIYKAAIKEHAPA, encoded by the coding sequence ATGAACGCTCACGCCCGTTTCACCCACATGAAGGATGGCACCCAGGAAGACTGGGCGATCATCGCCGCGGACTTCAGTGCCTACGCCAAGCAGTTGCCGGCGCGCATCGTGGCGCACCTGAAGTTGCTCGAGGGCGATTTTGGCGGCTTCCCGGTGGACCGCCTGACCCACTCGCTGCAAACCGCCAGCCGGGCCTGGCATGACGGCCGCGACGAGGAATACGTGGTCTGTGCCCTGCTCCACGACATCGGCGACACCCTGGGTTCCTACAATCACCCGGACATCGCCGCGGCGATCCTCAAGCCCTTCGTCAGCCCCGAGAACCTGTGGATGGTGGAGAAGCACGGGATCTTCCAGGGCTACTACTTCTTCCATCACCTGGGCATGGACCGGCACCTGCGCGAACAATTCAAGGACCACCCGCTGTATCTGCAGACCGCCGAGTTCTGTGCCAAGTACGACGCCGCGGCGTTCGATCCAGACTACGACAGCCTGCCCCTGAGCTTTTTCGAACCCATGCTCGAACGCCTGTTCGCCCAGCCGAAAAGCTCGATCTACAAGGCGGCCATAAAGGAACACGCACCGGCCTGA
- a CDS encoding DUF962 domain-containing protein, which produces MDNIKQFNSFAEFYPYYLSEHSNSTCRRLHFVGTTLVIFILAFAIGKGAWLLLLALPVAGYSFAWVGHFFFEKNRPATFQHPLYSLVGDFVMYRDMLTGKVPF; this is translated from the coding sequence GTGGATAACATCAAGCAATTCAATAGCTTCGCCGAGTTCTATCCGTATTACCTGAGCGAACACAGCAACAGCACTTGCCGCCGCCTGCACTTCGTGGGCACGACCCTGGTGATCTTCATCCTCGCCTTCGCCATCGGCAAAGGCGCCTGGCTATTGCTGCTGGCCCTGCCGGTGGCCGGCTACAGCTTCGCCTGGGTCGGTCATTTCTTCTTCGAGAAAAACCGCCCAGCCACCTTCCAGCATCCGCTCTACAGCCTTGTGGGCGATTTCGTCATGTACCGCGACATGCTGACCGGCAAGGTGCCGTTCTAG